CTCGTTTCTATGATGTGATATCGCAAATGGCAAATTTAAAGAAACATGAATTAGATATGTCAACTTACTTGGGACAAGTACATGCAATCATGGAGGAATTTGAGAAGTTGATGCTAGTTTCTGCTAGTGTTGAAAAGCAACAAGAGCAGCAACAAAAAATGTTTCTAGTTCTTACTCTTGCTGGACTTCCTAATTATCTTGACTCAGTACGCGATCAGATTTTGGCTAGTCCGACTGTCCCCACAATTGATGAATTATTCCCTCGATTACTTTGCCTTGCTGCAACACCAAGTCACCCAGTGATCTCATCACAAACACTTGACTCGTCTGTTCTCGCATCCCAGATAGTGGACAATCGGGCATCTCATACTATGGAGAATAGATGAGGAAGAGGTTGTTTTGGAAGATCTAGACCCAAGTGCTCTTATTGTCATAAACTTGGACACACTCGTGACATGTACTATTCTTTACATGGTCGTCCACCAAAAAATGCTTAAGTTGCTCAGATCGAGACTATAGGTAACTATGGATTTTCTTTGTCTGAAGGGGAATATAATGAGTTCCTTTAGTATCGAGCAAGTGAGCAGacatctccacaagtagcctcTGTTGCTCAAACTGATACTTCTGTTGCTGGTAATTTTTTTGCTTGTATTTCCcagtctagtactcttggacCATGGGTTGTGGACTCAGGCGCTTCTGATCATATCTCTGGTAATAAATCCCTTTTGTCAAATATTGTGTATTCACAATCTCTTCCCactgttactttagccaatggGTCTCGAACTAAAACAAAAGGAGTTGGACAAGCTAATCCCCTACTCTTTGTCACTCTAGATTCCGTTCTTTATGTCTCTGGCTGTCCTTTTAGTCTTGCATCTGTTAGCCATTTGACTCGTGCCCTCcattgtggtatatattttattgatgattcttttattatgAAGGACTGCAGTACGGGACAAACGATTGTAATGAGGCTTGAATCAGAAGGCCTTTACTACCTTAACTCACTCAATTCCTCCAAGGCATGTCTAGTTACAGATCCTCCAGACCTAATTCACAGACTTTTAGGACATCCAAGTTTATCCAAGCTTCAGAAGATGGTGCCTAGTTTGTCTAGTTTATCTACTTTAGATTGTGAGTCGCGTCAGCGAGGGAACCATACATGCGCCTCCTTTCCTCGTAGTATTGAGAGTCATGTAGAGTCTATTTTTTCTTTAGTTCATTCTGATATATGAGGTCCTAGTAGAGTCAGTTCAACCTtgggatttcgttattttgttaatttcattgatgattattcaagatgtacttggcttttcttaatgaaagatcATTCTGAGTTGTTTTCTATATTTCAGAATTTTTGTTCTGAAAtcaaaaatcaatttggtgttttTATTCGCACTTTTTgcagtgataatgccttagaatattTATCCTCTcaatttcagcagtttatgaatTCTCAAGGAATTATTCATCAGACCTCTTGTCCttatacccctcagcaaaatggggttgcagaGAGAAAGAATAGGCACCTCATTGAGACTGATCGCACCCTTCTCATTGAATCTCATGTTCCGTTGCGTTTTTGGGGTGATGTAATTCTTGCAGCTTGTTATTTGGTTAATCAGATGCCTTCATCTCCCATCCAGAATCAGATTCCGTATTCAGTATTGTTTCCCCAGTCACCCTTATACTTTCTTCTCCCTCGTGTTTTTGGGAGCACTTGTTTCGTTCATAAGTTAGCCCCtgggaaagataagttagctcaTCGTGCTCTCAAGTGTATCTTCCTTGGTTATTCTCATGTTCATAAGGGATATCGTTGTTGCTCACCTGATCTTCATAGGTACTTTATGTCAGCTGACGTCACATTTTTTGAGTCTAAACCTTTCTTtacctattttgaccacctcgatATATTTGAGGTGTTACCTATATCGACCTTTGAAGAGTTCACTATAGCTCCTCCTTCACCTTCCGCCATAAAAGTCATACCCATTCCAACCGTTGCGGAGTCTAATGTGGCTCCTCCTAGATCCCCATCCACATGAacaccactcttgacttatcatcgtcgtccGTGCCCAGCATCAGGCCCAGCTGATTCACGTCCTGCACCTGACCTTGCTCCTACTGCGGACTTGTCTCTTCCTAGCACACCCATTGCACTTTGAAAAGATATACAGACCACACTTAATCCTAATTTCCATTATGTCGGTTTAAGTTATCATCGCCTGTCATCACCCtattatgcttttatatcttctttgtcctctgtttccatccctaagtctacaggtaAAGCATTATCTCATCCAGGATGGCTACATGCTATGATTGACGATATGTCTTTACATacgagtggtacttgggagctcattcctcttccttcaggtaaatctacTGTTGGAGGTCGTTGGGTGTATGCAGTCAAGGTTGGTCCAGATGCAAGGTTGATCATCTTAAGGCCCTCTTATTGCCAAGAGATATACTCAGATATTTGGGCTCGATTACAGTGATACCTTCTCCCCCGTAGCTAAGATAACATTAGtccgcctttttctatccatggttGTTGTTCGCCATTGGCCTCTCTATCAGCTGGATATTAAGAATGTTTTTTATACGGTGACCTTGAGGAtgaagtttatatggagcaaccacctgagTTTGTTGCTCAGAAGGAGtctcgtggccttgtatgtcgcttgcaccggtcactttatggtctaaagcagtcttCTCGAgtctggtttggtaagttcagcacagttatccaggagtttggcatgactcaGAGTGAAACTGAACACTCTATGTTTTATCGGCATTCTGCTTCGAGTCTCTGTATTTATCTGGTGGTCTATGTTGACGACATTGTTATTACCGGCAATGACCAGGATGGTATTATTGaattgaagcaacatctctttcaacgctttcagactaaggatctgggcaAACTAAAGTATTGTCTGGGTATTAAGGTtgctcagtctagctcaggtattgtgatctcacaacggaagtatgccttagatattcttgaggagacaagaatgacaggttgtagacctgttgacactctgatggatccgaattctaatCTTCTTCCAGGACATGGGGAGCCTCTTGACGATCCTGCAAGATATAGGCGGTtcgttggtaaattaaattacgtTACAGTGACAAGACCTGACATTTCCTTTCCGGTGAGTGTTGTGAGTCAGTTTGTGGATTCTCcgtgtgatagtcattgggatgcagttgtccgcattcttcggtatataaaatcaGCTCCAGACAAAAGTTTATTATTTGAGGATCGAGGCCATGAGCAGATCGTTTGATACTCAGATACTGATTAGGCaagatcaccttctgatagacgttctacaTCTAGATATTGTGtcttagtaggaggaaatttggtgtcttggaagagcaaaaaacagaatgtggttgctcgatctagtgcagaagcagaatatcgagcaatggctatggcgACATGTTAGCTAATTTGGATCAaacagttgctcaaggagttgaaattttgTGATATTAGTCAGATGAgacttgtgtgtgataatcaagttGCTTTTCATATTGTCTCAAATCCACTgttccatgagagaactaaacacattgagattgactgtcactttgttagagaaaagatactctcgggagatattgctacaaagtttgtgaagtcgaatgattAGCTTgtagatattttcaccaagtccctcactggtCCTTGTATTAActacatatgtaacaagctcggtacatatgatttatatgcaccagTTTGAGGGGAAAATGTTAGAATAATtatgtaaatagtagtaaataaccCTAATCCCATATATATTAGGAATAggacatgtattatatatatatatatatatatatatatatatgactcaTTGTATCAGTGTCAACATATGtgaataatatcatattttctcccgcgCGTTCTCACAATTGTAATAGAGATTCCTAGTGTATTTAAGTAGAGCTTAAGACtatgtactaccggttttggggtGTGTTACTGTTTGGTCATTTTGTCGATGCTATGTCACTTATCCGTTTACGCTTTTTAGTTAATTGGATTTAATCTGTTATTCTTATCATGTGCTATTCTGACATAGCATTAGAGACTAGGTGCAACCACGATTCTTAATGTGGGATTTTGGGGTCATGCCATTTATTGATTTTCAATTAAAGAGTTTTTTATTGGGTAAGTTGGGTAATATGGCTATGAGTTTTGTTAGTTaataccaaatataatattaGGCCAAACCAATAACATATACTtcatccgtttcaatttatatgaacctATTTGACCGGACATGGAGTTTGAGAAAAAAAGAATGACTTttaaacttgtggtgtaaaatgagacacatatattttgtgtgaccATAAATattgcataaaagtaaattgttttAAATACGAAAAGTGGGCATTAAATTATTTCAAATACGAAAAGTGGACTTTTTTTTTTGGCACGGATTAAAAAtgaaatagattcacataaattaaaacgagGAGGgtaatttttgtcatttttaagCATACTATTATATACTATACATTTTGTCATTTTTAAGCATACTATTATATACTTCACCTTTTGTCATTTCTAAGCATTTATAATCGTTTAAAGTAATTGTTCAACTGATATTAGTATTAATAGTTAATAGTAACACATAAGTTGGAATTAATGTGTTTTATGTCAATAGCTCTCATAATGCTGATATCCTCGGTTGTAGTAGCACAGTGAATGTGATATTCGACATCACCAATGAGGCTAGCAGCagcagcatcaacaacaacaacaattgggacTCCCTCGTTATTTCCTCCCTACACTACTACTAGGAGTAGTACTTTGGCATATTTGCCGGTCTCTTCTACTTCACCACCCCCAACTACTTGCATCTTTTCGCTTCCCATCACCCCCATCTCAGGTTTCTATCTCTTTCTCTCTATTTGTTTGTGTGCAAAAGTACTGCTTGATGGACCCTTAAATATCAAAATTTATTTGCCAAGATTTTTGCAGAAATACAATTCTGAGGGTAAAGCTGAGGCTTTTTTCATCTTTAGATGACAACTATAAGTGACTGAAATGTGAAAGTAAAGGAAAATTATTGGTTTGGTAGTAGCAATACTTTTTTGTTATAGGTGAATTTTCTGCTTGATTGACCCGTCAAAATCAAAGTATTTCTTGCAGAATTATAATCCAGATGTTAAAGTTGGGTGgttttttttcttgttgcctttaGATGACAATTGAGGAAAATGATTAGATGGGTATTTTCGTACTTTTTTGTTCCATTTGTGTTTGCTCTGGAATTTGCTCATATCGGTGTCAAAGACAGTGTTTTTCATTTTCTTATCACTTGATTTAACTGTGAAACTACTGGAGAATGACAAGATGAGCATATCATATATTTCattctgtttgtttttctttgGATTTTGCTTAAATGAGTGTTtttaaaatagatttttttcATTTAGTTTTGTCACTTAATCTGCTTTGGTATATCTGAGATGGATCATGTGTTTCGTGGTTGGTGCTAACTTTGCAGGGAGGAAGAAGTTATTGTTACGAGCTCAGAATCTTGATTGTGAAAGTGAGGAACAATTAATAGTGGATCAAATGGATTTGAAGAAAGAATTTCCTGAATTGAACAAGAATCTATACCCTTCTATAGAGCCATATAGTACTGGGTTTTTGAAAGTTTCAGACCTTCATACTATATACTGGGAGCAGTCAGGAAATCCTAATGGCCATGTGAGTTTTTTTTCCCCTATTTTCTCTTTCCACTCTCTTGTTATGTTGGCATTGGAACAGAATCTATTCATGCTTCTTGAACAAATCAAACTGATTTTTATGCCAGTGTCGAGGAGAAAGATTAAAAGAGAAAGCAATTACTTAAAAATCTGGGAATTGCTGTTAAATATACATaatggatctttatttatttaaatcTTCCCTTGAAGATAAGGTGAGTTAAGAGCTAAGATGCTCTTTGTCTGTTATTGCTCGACTCAGTttttctttttagtctgttcAGTTACGTGGAGGCGTAGTTGTTGGCGTCTATTCTATTACCTTGATGGTTTGATCAATTTCCATAATTGAAACTGTTCTTCAAAAACAATCACTTTAATGTGAACTAATATTACTCTATGTTTTTATTTCAGTGTGACATTTTCGTTGCACAAACGCCCGCTTTATTCTCTTAGATATTTTGGGACAAGCTTCTCAAACTTCACAAATCAACTCTAGAAGTCATTATATGCGATTACTTCCGCCTCTTCCTGAAAGTGCTCTATTGTTTCTCTGCTGCCCGATTTATCATGGGAAAAGGGCCAAATTTACCTTTTTACTTTCAAATGTTGTCTGTATTTAACTTTCGTTATACTATTCGGCCAAATTTACCCCTACTGGCGAAAATTTACCCCTATCGTTagcaaacttttaaaaattaccccCAACCCTAAAGGCAACCCAAAATCTCCTTAAAATTACCCACAATCTTGTAATCCTTTTGTAGAGCTAGCACACTCTTGATGTCAATCTAATGAAATTCTTTTACTTGTCAAAATGAATCACATATTTCTTGGTGGATTTAATTTGACTTTATTTTTGATGATTCACACTCTTCTTCTTATCTTCCGTCCCTTTTATGACTTAGACAGATATACCAAACTTACCTAAGCAACAACAGCGAAGGAAACCTTAGTAGGCAGATCTCAAGATGAAGAGAGTGAAACTAACCCTGTAACTTTTGATCTTGATCTTATGGTTGCAGTCAGGAAAGGGGAAAAAAAGCCTGTATAACTCCCTGATAGCACCAAGAGGGTGCTAGCTCTATAGAGGGGTTACAAGATTGTGAGTAATTTTTAGGAGATTGTGGATTGCCTTTAGGGTTGGGGTAAGTTTTAAAAGTTTACTAACATTAGGGGTAAATTTTGCCGGATAGTATAATAGTAGGGGTAAATTCGGCTGGATAGTATAACGAAGGTTAAATGTTGATATTATCCCAGAGTAAAGGGGTAAATTTGACCCTTTTCCCTTGTATCAAACTCAATCATGTTATAATGAAGGACTTTTTTTGGAATACAAGATCTACTTTGGGAAAGGGGACACTGATTTTACTACTTCTAGAAAGGAAAATGGGGCAGATAAGGGGCTTAGAAAAGTTGCTGAAATGAAGAGCTATTTGGTACCTCTAGGAAGGTAGTGTTGAATTTTATCAAGTATGGCCCCTTCCATTTTCTGTTCTTTGGTAATTTATCCTTGTTTTATTTCTTCTGAAATCCAGGCTTGATTGGTAATAAATGTTAATTTGGCATCCTGAGTCAGAAAATTAAACAAGTTTGAGTTTTACAACGTTTTTGGAAAGATCCAAGTATTCCTAGTACGTGGCCACTTAAAGTTCTAAGTTTGCTTGCCTACCTTACGATAACCTTTTGCAAATTGCAAAGGCAGTATCAGATTTCAACCTTACATGTGTTCCACTTTCTCAAAGGAGTCCCAACTCTCTTTTCCTTACTAGGAGAAATTGTGGAAGGTGAGGGAGCAAGCATATGAAGAGTGCATTTTTCTTGTGACTCCATAAGTGATTGATCAGTTTCCCTCTTTTTGGCGGACAACATTATTTTATCGGAAAGTGATATATATGCCTATTCCAAGTTAGGCCACATGTTCTCATGTTCCTACTCTCTGATGTCTTCACATGATGCAGAAGTAGAGTTGTTCTGTCCAATTTTATTAGAGCCATCGCTTCAACAATTAAAGCGATGAAGTGATGCAAAGTGAGGGGCCATCGCTTCATGGGTGAAGCCATTCATGCATGCTCTCGCAAATGATCTGTCGAGAAACAATCGAATCTTTGATTCTCATCTTTGAGGAGTTGGATTGATATCGGCTTTATTGTACGTTGATGTTGAAATTAGTTTGAAATTGATTATTGTAGTACTAAATTCATAATCATATGGTACTCTTTTTATTTTCCTAAATTGTGCGCTTCACTTGTCGGTTCACTTCAAGCCCCAAGGACCTTGTTGCTTTTTTAcgctttttggattttgaaataaTGGTTCTGTCACTGGGTTGTTGAAATAATTGTTGCAGACCCCACTAGTAGGAttctactgggttgttgttgttggttctGTCACCTTCCAAGATGGTGAAATCTGCTTTTAGCAATGATGTGTTGGTGTATATAGTCATTTTGAAAATTAGTTCCATATTTGCAGCCAGTAGTTTTTCTCCATGGAGGCCCTGGAGGTGGGACTTCACCAAATAACAGGAGGTTCTTTGATCCTGGCTTCTACCGAATCATTTTGTTAGATCAGGTAGATATTCTTATTTAAGAGCTAGTCCATGCACTCTGCTTTTTCTAATGAAGACATTGCTATCTTCCAGAGAGGTGCAGGTAAAAGCAAGCCTCATGCTTGCTTGGAGGAGAATACAACATGGGATCTTGTTGGGGATATTGAAAGATTAAGAGAGCACTTAGAGATTCCAGAATGGCAGGTGCAAATAAGCTCTCCATTTGTGACTGCTTGGTGGATGGTACTTCATAAGCCTCTCATAAGCGTGATTTTTGTGCAGGTATTTGGTGGCTCATGGGGAAGCACTCTCGCTCTTGCATACAGCATATCACATCCTGACAAGGTTTAATACATGACTAATTATTCTTTAAGTTCAGGGTTTTTAGAACTTATTAGGGGGAAATTATAGATTCTGTTTTCAAAATCATGTTAAATCGATGTTATTgctaaatattttaaatttcctTTCTGTTAAGGTTACTGGTATCATTCTCAGAGGAATATTTTTGTTGCGGAAGAAAGAAATTGATTGGTTTTATGAGGGTGGAGCTGCTGCAATATTCCCTGATGGTAAGCTTCTGAATATCATGCGTTCATTTGATTGAGTACATAATGGCTGAGGAAAAATCAACTAACTGTAACTAGTGAGCAGCTGTATCGAGATGTTCTAGAATCTGTAAACTATTTCATCCGATACTTGAATGTATTAGTTTTGTTGTGGATGAACTTGAATTATATGTAGGGTATAAATGTACACTAATTTGGCGTGGGAGTTCCTATGTGATTTTTCCGTATGAAGATAAGGAACAACTTTTCCATTCACTTGTGGATCTTTGAAAACTCACTTCTAAGCCAAAGTTTTAAGTAGTTCTTTATCTCTAGTCCATGAATGAAATGCATTCTCCAGAGTGTATTTCTAATTTTGTGAACTCTGACGAGCTTGTGATAGGTCTATGCGAGTCACTCCTTTTAATGAATCTTTTCAAATTTTAACTAAGCAGTTGTCTTACTAAAGCTGCTTACAAGCACATTGTATTAAGTAGTAATTGCTTACTCAAAACTGGGAAATTGACAAGTGTCTAGGTCTAATCATCATTAAGGTGTTGTTTTCATTTGGGATGACGTTTATAGGTCTGATCATTAAGGTGTTGTTTTCATTTGGGATAATGTATAAGGGGACTGAAGATGTAGCTTTGGAAGTTAATGCCTCTTTATTTTGTGATCTGTTGCAGCTTGGGAGCCATTCAGAGATATGATTCCAGAGAATGAAAGGAAGTGTTTTGTTGAGGCCTACCACAAGAGATTAAATTCTGATGACCTAGAAACACAGGTAAGAAGATGATGTTTCGTTGTGTACGGCCTGTTTCTTTACCATTCcggatttttgaattttgaatatgTTTTAGCAATTCCTCTTATGCACCTGGGAACttctatgtcacgaccccaattttccTCTGTAgtatgtcgtgacggcacctagtctctacgactaggtaagcctaacacttactgAATTAATTAATAGAAATTAACCAACAAAATCTAATAAGCAGAAACCAAATATTTCTAAATGAaaccaacatttccaacatgaaataatatcccaaaaccggtagtacaagtcataagctctaacGAGTTTACTAGAAAATCCCTAATTACAACTGTTCCGGAATAGCAATAAACAGTACGAAGTAAAATTTCAGAAGGTGACTCCAAGGCATGTGAACGCaacagcaggtttaccttgagtctccacagcaatGCTCGACCAGCTAGCTAATGATCAACAACAtccgaggtacctggatctgcacaaaaatgtgcagaaagcATAGCATgtgtacaccacagcggtacccagtaagtatcaagactaacctcgatagATTAGTGACGAGGAATAGTCGAGATACCTACTGGACTAAGCAACCTGAACAAGTATAAATGTGGACTATCAGGGGACAATATCAATATAGAGCTAAGCATGATAACAATAACAAAACAATGCTTGTAATAGGAAACTAAGAGCAACAATTAGCAACAGGGAACAAACATGCAACAACGCTATAGAGTAAGCTGAGCACAGTTTAAGCCCGACGAAACAAAATAAAGGAAAACAAGTAACAACCCTATAAGAACAACCGTTTTCACACCAGATTTATTCAAGAATTTCCACGAGGTACCAAACCTCATAATCACAAATCATGGGTCCCGATTCAtgaaccctaatcacttggcattTTGTGCCCACATTACACTTCATAACCGTACGGATGACTCACGTGTCAAGAGAGTGACAATATCTAATATCCGCACGGACTACTCACGTGCCAACAATAACAATGACTCATGACCGCATAGACAGCTCATGTGCCAATAAAACAACTCTCCCACAGAAGGCAAGTAAACGAGAGTACATGTAAATGGTCAATAACATCATGATTCATCTTCTTAAACCGATATGGGTGATTAATTACTCGTATGCTTGTGCCAGTATTCTATCACAATTCAAGTCAACAAGTAAGAGTAGAGACAATGAATGACACATAAGAAACGATCACCACAAAATGTACAAGGTATAACTCGCACAAGGTGGGCATGCCACTACACAAATATCAGCAACAACAAAGCCCCCATGCcatcacaagtcatcacaaatCATTCCTCGGCATAAcctaccttgtctcgccacgtgcgCTATAATAAAGTAAATGCTCGCTTTGTCTTGACGCACGCGTATAATAAtattcccaccttgtctcgccacatgcgcaaacCCACATATATAGCCGCCTTGTCATGCCGCATGTGCAAATATTAATAATAACAtcagcacggacaactcacgtgcgaaCACCCCGACAATCTTCTCAACAATACCACGTGTGCCAAAACATAACAACACAATAAAATGAATTTCACAACatgtgcccatatgccacaacatTTCCTCAAAACAGTTTCAATACCACAACCATGCATAGCCCTCGGCTCAACAACACTAAGTACAACAGCAACACCAATAATAACACGAGAATACGACAATTAAATCAACACAAGAACTTCAGAACACAAAGAAACGGAAGAACGGGCTCACAACGAAAGACACAACAGGGAATAATGGTCTCAACAAGAATAGCTCAACAAGGGAGAGATACTGTGTAACAATGATTCCACAAAAGTACAATTCGACGATAAAAGAGATATCATGAATCAATGATTCCAAATAAGGATAAATCAACAATGAAAAGGGATAACAAAACTTCATTTAAGGTTGAGCAATTACGGAAGAGAtaacaacaatttcaattaaggataagcaaatacAGAAAAGAtaataatttcaattaaggatAAACAGTTACGGAAAagataataataacttcaattaaggataagcaatttcggaaaagatagcatgacaataaaAGAGGCAACAACTTCAATTAAGACATAAGAGTTCAATTGGCAACAAGGGTAAAACATGAatcaattaattccaaataagacACGATAGGGTAAATTTAATAAATGGAGGATTTAACATGATAAAACAACTTCATATCTAATGAACATAAGAACCTAAGGGCTCTAAACAGTCAAATTTCCACGATTAAGCCCGAGTACGTActtgtcacctcgcgtacacggccttcacatgacacaattagcacaaatgactcaaatcctaaggggtagttctccCATacgaagttaggcaagatacttatctcAAAGAAGCTAGACCAATACTCTAAAATAACCTTCTCGAGTGAAacaacctccggacggctcaaatctagccaaaataacttcaaatcataaataaaactcataggaaacaattccggataataaagcttcaatctttaattaaaactaaaaattcaacccaaaaagtcaaccccgggtcCACACCTCGGAACTTGACAAAATTCATAAAATCTGAACAgccattccgatacgagtccaaccataccaaaattatcaaattccgataacgACTCGCCCTTCAAATtctcattttacattttgaaagatttttacaaaatttcccattttcttccattcaattcactaatttaatgataaaaataaagatggaatcatgaaataAAATCAAATCCGGGTAGAGAACACTTATCCCAAACCAACACACGAAGAgaccttcaaaaatcgcccaaatccgaagtctacaactcaaaatatgataaaaatggctaaccctTGAAATTGAGtacttttatattctgcccagatatAGATCACAGAAATACATATGCGATTGCGAAGAAGAAACAATGACGTCCCCAAAAATGCACTACGCGATCGCAAAAGAAGAAACACGAACGCGACTTACAACCAAGTCAAGCATCGCGAATGCGGAAAGagctatgcgaacgcgaagaggaaTCATGCCCAGCTCCCACAACACATCGCGATCGCGACAGTGAATACGTGATCGCATAGAGTACCTAAAGCATCAGAAAACCAGCAACTCTAAAACATGACGGAATGGCTCGAAGCCCATCCGATAACCAGGGtccccgggaccccgtccgaacataccaacaaattCCATAGCATAacgcggacctgctcgaggcctcaaatcatatcgaacaacatcaaaactatgaatcgcacctcaaatcgaacttaatgaacttatgaactttcaacttctacaactggccgaatcatatcaaatcagCCCGGAATGgtgtcaaattttgcatgcaagttgCAAATGACATAATGGATCTAATCCAACTCTCAGAATCGCAATCCGAGCCCGATAttaacaaagtcaactctcggtcaaacctcttaaccattcaaaacttcaacttttcaattttcaccaaaatgcttcaaattatcctacggacctccaaatccaaatccggacacACACCCaagtccagaatcaccatacgaagctattggaaccatcaaaacgcCATTTCGGAGTCGTTTACACAAAAatcaaactccggtcaactctta
This sequence is a window from Nicotiana sylvestris chromosome 3, ASM39365v2, whole genome shotgun sequence. Protein-coding genes within it:
- the LOC104216368 gene encoding proline iminopeptidase, giving the protein MRLAAAASTTTTIGTPSLFPPYTTTRSSTLAYLPVSSTSPPPTTCIFSLPITPISGRKKLLLRAQNLDCESEEQLIVDQMDLKKEFPELNKNLYPSIEPYSTGFLKVSDLHTIYWEQSGNPNGHPVVFLHGGPGGGTSPNNRRFFDPGFYRIILLDQRGAGKSKPHACLEENTTWDLVGDIERLREHLEIPEWQVFGGSWGSTLALAYSISHPDKVTGIILRGIFLLRKKEIDWFYEGGAAAIFPDAWEPFRDMIPENERKCFVEAYHKRLNSDDLETQYAAARAWTKWEMMTAHLLPDEENIKRGDVDDFSLAFARIENHYFTNKGFFSSDSFLLDNVEKIKHIKTTIVQGRYDVCCPMMSAWDLHKAWPEAEFIVVPDAGHSANEPGIAAELVAANEKLKNILKGVC